A stretch of DNA from Nitrospira sp. KM1:
TGTCTTGGCACGTCCGGGCGGCGGGTGACATGAGCGACTTTTTCAACATCCTGTTAAGGGTTCGGCTTGACGCCTACTCGGGCAATCCCCAGGCCCTGACCCTCTATCGTAGACGTGGCTATCGCGAAGCCGGCCAGGTAACGTTCCCGCGACGTGCGCTTCCGTTCATCTGCTTTGAATTCGAAGTGCGGCCGAATCATCGTCCGCAGGAGCGTGCCGATGGCATTCGCTAAGACTACCCCGATTCTCAGAATCTTCGACGAGCGCAAGGCCAAGGAATTTTATATCGCCTTCCTGGGTTTCCGGATCGATTGGGAACACCGTTTCGATGACGCGCTGCCTTTATATATGCAGATTTCAATGAGCGGATGCGTGCTTCATTTGTCGGAACATCACGGGGATTGTTGCCCGGGATCTGCGGTGCGGATAGAGACGGACCAGCTCGAGGAGTTTCACCGGCAACTGTCAGGCAAGTGTTATCCTTACGCCAAGCCGGACATTCAGCATATGCCATGGGGAAGTCGCGATCTGACCGTGGTCGATCCATTTGGAAATCGGCTGACGTTTACTGACGCCGTTTCGACTCGGGAGTCCGAGAACTAAAGGCAGCGCTGCGGTTCCTGTAAGAACGCCATGAGAGAGCTATGGGACGCGCATGGAAGTCTACCCCTCGACGGATTCACATCATCGGTGCGCCCGGCAGTGGAAAAAGCCATGCGGCCATCCAACTTTCAAAGCGAGCGGGCATACCAGCCTACGATCTTAATGATCTGTTCTGGGACCGCAGCGTGAAACGGTATGGCGTGCGTGCTCCGGAGATTGAGCGTAATGCTTGGTTTGCCGAGCTCGTAAAGCAAGAATGTTGGATTTTCGAAGGCGTCTACCTTAGCTGGGTTCAAGCAGGATTCGACAAGGCGGATGTGATCGGCGTGCTGACTCCGTCCGCTTTGTTGCGCGATTGGCGGATCATTAAGCGGTTCGTGTATCGCAAATTGGGTATGACGCCGGCAAAGTCGGAACGGATCATCGACCTCTGTCGACTGATTCAATGGAACCATCAATATGAAATCGCCAATTTGAATCCTGCGCTCGAAAGCATGAAAGAGCATCGTTGGAAAACTCTCGTGTGTCTGTCCGCGGACGATCTGATCGAGCATTTGTTCGATGCCGGCGGGGCCATATGGCGGCCGTCGGCCAGGTGAAGCGGTGATTGCCGACCTGTACGACCATCCAGATCTTTACGATGCCCTATTACCGGCAGGCAAGAATCAGGAGTTTTATCTTGATCTGGCCAGACGCCAGGATGGACCGGTATTGGAACTCGCGTGTGGAACGGGTTTGCTATCCGTGCCGATCGCGTCGGCCGGTATGCCGACATCGGGGCTCGATGTGTCCGGTCCAATGCTACAAGCGGCCAAAAGACGGGCGGTAGCCGATGGAGTGGCGATGGAGTTTATGCAGGGAGACATGCGGGACTTCACGTTTCAGCAGCGATTCGACCTTGTCTTTATCGCACGAAGCTCTCTTCAGCACATGCGTACCTCGGAAGATATGTTGTCGACGTTTGCAGCGGCGAAACGGCACCTGTCTCCTCACGGCATGTTCGTGTTCGACGTCTTCAATCCTTCCGTCAGCATATTGTCCAGGGAATCTCATCGGCGCTTCCCGGTCATGGATGTCGCAACTGATCTTCTCGGCAGACTTCGCGTGGAACGTGCTCATCGATATGATGCCGCCACACAGATCAGTCACGGCACCTGGTACATGTCCACCCAAGAGCAACAAGACGAATGGGTCGTGCCTATTACGGTCCGGTGTATCTTCCCACAGGAACTTCCGCTCTTGTTGTCGAGGGCCGGATTGGAGTTGGTCGACCGGTTCGGCGATTTATCGGGTGCAGCATTTACCTCCGAAAGTCCCAAGCAGATCTGCGTCTGCCGGGCGGTGAATTAGCAAGGTGCAGGGCTCAAAACACAATGCGAAGCGAGAAAGTATTTTGCGATGCCAGATATGGTTGAATTGAAAACTCTCGCTCTGTTCATCGTGACTGCAGTTGCCGAGATCGTCGGCTGCTATTTGCCCTACCTATGGCTGAAGAACAATGCTCCTGCATGGTATCTTCTCCCTGCTGGTGTAAGCCTGGCGGTGTTTGCATGGCTGCTTACGCTGCATCCCGCCGCTGCGGGCCGTGTCTACGCAGCATACGGTGGTGTCTATGTCTCGGTGGCCGTACTCTGGCTCTGGCATGTCGATGGCATCCGGCCCACTCCGTGGGATTGGCTGGGAGTAACCGTCTGTCTGTGCGGCATGGCCATTATCATGTTTGCTCCGCATCGATAATGCGACGGCTTCGGCCGGCTATGCGTTACGCCTATGGCGCCTTCTTTGTCGCTTCCGGATTCAATCACTTCATCAACCTGCCGTTTTATGTGAGTATCATGCCGCACTATCTCCCATGGCATGAGGTATTGGTGTATATCAGCGGCGTCGCGGAGATCGTGTTGGGTTCGGGACTGTGGGTCCCAACTTCGATGAATGTTTCCGCATGGGGGCTGATCGCTCTGTTGGTAGGCGTATTCCCGGCGAATGTGCACATGGCCCTTCATCCTGGAGACTATGCCTGGGCTCCGCCCCTTCTCCTTTGGCTGCGTCTTCCACTTCAAGCCCTGTTGATAGCATGGGCGTATCTTTACACCAGACCATCGCTCTTGTCCGGACAGATATCTCGCCCAACTGCGCAGTAGACCGAGTGAATCCGCATGACACCTATCCAATAGATGCACAGTCGTGGAGATCAAGAAATCGGAGGATGGGGGCCGAAAACTATCCGGGAATGGTTGTTGACTGCAGTGGCCGGGCTGATGACCCTCTGTGTGGTGATCCTCGCCTATTGCATGTTGTATCCGGTGAGATGGGATGGCCCAGGCAAACTGGGGGCGATCGCATTATGGTTCCCGCTTCACTTGCTAATGATTACCCTTGTGTCCTGCGTCTTGGCAGTCATTGCTGTCCGATCCCGTGCGCGGCTGGCCCTGTCTCTATTCGTTGCAGTGGCCGTCTTGACCTGCCTCATGTCGTTGGCGCCGGCGATCGCCATGTGGAGACAGGCGCAACGGCTGAACGTCCCGCTCTCGCTAGTCAGCTATCTGGTGCATGCAGCTAGCCTGAATTTGGGATCACCCAAAATCGAACGAACTCGAGTTTATGGCGTCTCTCAAGACGGAATGAATCTCGAACTGGATGTCTGGAGCAGCGGCCATGCGCCGGCCGGTCCCTTGCGGCCTGCCGTGTTGATGATTCATGGAGGAGCCTGGACCCAAGGCAATCGCAGTATGTTGCCCGCATGGAACCACTGGCTCAATTCGCTCGGATATGAAGTGTTCGATGTCGACTATCGCTTAGCGCCTCCTGCGCGCTGGCAAGAGGAGGTCGGCGACATCAAAGCCGCGTTGGCTTGGGTGGCTGCCCATGCCGGCGACTATCATGTCGACTCCAGCCGGATCAGCGTCATGGGCGGGTCTGCAGGCGGAAATTTGGCCATGTTGACCGCGTATAGTTTGAACGATCGGCATCTGCCGCCGACGGGGAATGCTCGTCAGGCACCGGCACGGTGCGTCATCAATCTGTATGGACCGACCGACATGGCGTTGGGGTATCGAATCACCATGAGTCCTGATTACGTCCGGCCGAGGATGCGCTCATACATCGGCGGTACCCCGGACGAAGTTCCCGACCGATACCGGATCCTATCGCCCCTCAGTCACATCGATGCGAGCACTCCGCCTACCATTACAATTATCGGCGGCAGCGATCGCCTCGTCGCTCTGGATCATGTCAGGTTATTGGATCACGCTCTCTCGACCGCTTCCGTGCCGCATGAGACGTATGTGCTCGACGCGAATGACCATGGATTCGACGTCAACTGGGGGGGATTTGGCACGCAGATCGCCCGCGCCAAGATCCGCGAGTTTCTGACCACGTGTGACGGCGGGCCGCCGGTTTCGCTGAACGCCAATTGACAAAAATCATCGGCTCGGAAATGATACGTCCAGAAGTCTTCTTGTATGTGTGACACACTGTTGAAGGATTGCCCGCGCCACCAATGATTCCCATTCATGAAATCATCGGTTTTGTGGCTGGGTTTGGAACGACGTTTGCTGCCATGCCGGACTTGATTGCCATGCTCAGGCGCCGCTCGTGCGCGGGCATGAATCCCACCATGGCCACCATCATGGGCACGTTTCAGATCGTGTGGGTGTATTATGGATATCTGATCGACTCCAAACCGGTCATGGTCTGGAACATCATCGCCGTGGCCATTAACTTTTTGACCCTCGGCGCCTACGTCTACTTTTCCTGCTCGGAAAAGCGGGATCGATCCCTCCGCGCCAACTGACGCCTTGTTCGGACACTCAACGACGACGCGCTATGCGATGAGTTATTGGTCTGAGATTTTGACGTCGCGGAAGGTCGAAGCGATGGGACGATGGGATCCCGTCTGCGTACCGGGTCGGACGATGTGGACGGTCTTCATGCCGGCGGCGGAGGCGGCGTCGAGTTCTGCAATCACGTCGGAGAGATAGAGTACCGTTTCCGGAGGGACCGCCAACTGTTCTGCGATGCGGCTGTAGGATTGTGCATCTGCTTTCGGTCCGACACGCGTGTCAAAAAACCTTGAGAACATATGGGTAAGGTCGCCTTGGCTCGTATGGGCGATGAACAGCCGTTGCGCCTGCTGTGATCCCGAGGAATACAGTGCGAGTTCAAGACCGTTCCCTCGCCAACTCTCGATGGTAGGCAACACGTCATCGTACAAATGTGGAACAAACGCTTTCGTAAGATAGCCCTCCTCCCAGACCATGCCCTGAAGACCCTTCAGGCCCGTATGTTTGCGGTCTTCCTCCATCCACAAGCGCAGGACGTCGGACAGATCGTCATAGCCGGGACGTGCACCCTGTTCTTTCGCGACCGTGTCCTGGCAGAGCGCAGCCCAGTGGCGCACAGCCGGATCTTCCCGCTGCTCGTGAAGAAAGGACGACATCCGGCGCTGCGCGTATGGAAAGAGTACGTCACGTACGAAGCTGATGGGCACGATGGTGCCCTCGATGTCCATGAGCACCCGGCGAATGGTCATGCGGTGTTCCGATACCGTTCTTCGATGCCTGAGCCTGTGTAGTGCGGCACCCACCCGGCTTGGTCCGTAAATATCCGGATTGCCCGCACGGAAGGATTGGAGCCGAGTTCAAACCAGTGTTTGGTATTGGCCGGAACCGAAATAAGGTCGCCTGCCTGACACAGCACGGAGAACACCTCTTCCTTGTCTCGTTCGAGATGGAACCAGAACAAGCCTTCGCCCTGAACGAACATGCGGATCTCATCTTCCGTATGAGTATGTTCGCGAAGGAATTTCTCACGGATTGCCGGCAGATTCGGATTCTCCGGAGTCACGGTG
This window harbors:
- a CDS encoding YnfA family protein, coding for MVELKTLALFIVTAVAEIVGCYLPYLWLKNNAPAWYLLPAGVSLAVFAWLLTLHPAAAGRVYAAYGGVYVSVAVLWLWHVDGIRPTPWDWLGVTVCLCGMAIIMFAPHR
- a CDS encoding glyoxalase superfamily protein; translation: MAFAKTTPILRIFDERKAKEFYIAFLGFRIDWEHRFDDALPLYMQISMSGCVLHLSEHHGDCCPGSAVRIETDQLEEFHRQLSGKCYPYAKPDIQHMPWGSRDLTVVDPFGNRLTFTDAVSTRESEN
- a CDS encoding alpha/beta hydrolase: MHSRGDQEIGGWGPKTIREWLLTAVAGLMTLCVVILAYCMLYPVRWDGPGKLGAIALWFPLHLLMITLVSCVLAVIAVRSRARLALSLFVAVAVLTCLMSLAPAIAMWRQAQRLNVPLSLVSYLVHAASLNLGSPKIERTRVYGVSQDGMNLELDVWSSGHAPAGPLRPAVLMIHGGAWTQGNRSMLPAWNHWLNSLGYEVFDVDYRLAPPARWQEEVGDIKAALAWVAAHAGDYHVDSSRISVMGGSAGGNLAMLTAYSLNDRHLPPTGNARQAPARCVINLYGPTDMALGYRITMSPDYVRPRMRSYIGGTPDEVPDRYRILSPLSHIDASTPPTITIIGGSDRLVALDHVRLLDHALSTASVPHETYVLDANDHGFDVNWGGFGTQIARAKIREFLTTCDGGPPVSLNAN
- a CDS encoding class I SAM-dependent methyltransferase, which translates into the protein MPAGPYGGRRPGEAVIADLYDHPDLYDALLPAGKNQEFYLDLARRQDGPVLELACGTGLLSVPIASAGMPTSGLDVSGPMLQAAKRRAVADGVAMEFMQGDMRDFTFQQRFDLVFIARSSLQHMRTSEDMLSTFAAAKRHLSPHGMFVFDVFNPSVSILSRESHRRFPVMDVATDLLGRLRVERAHRYDAATQISHGTWYMSTQEQQDEWVVPITVRCIFPQELPLLLSRAGLELVDRFGDLSGAAFTSESPKQICVCRAVN
- a CDS encoding DoxX family protein, which encodes MRRLRPAMRYAYGAFFVASGFNHFINLPFYVSIMPHYLPWHEVLVYISGVAEIVLGSGLWVPTSMNVSAWGLIALLVGVFPANVHMALHPGDYAWAPPLLLWLRLPLQALLIAWAYLYTRPSLLSGQISRPTAQ
- a CDS encoding SemiSWEET family sugar transporter, yielding MIPIHEIIGFVAGFGTTFAAMPDLIAMLRRRSCAGMNPTMATIMGTFQIVWVYYGYLIDSKPVMVWNIIAVAINFLTLGAYVYFSCSEKRDRSLRAN
- the mtnC gene encoding acireductone synthase; this encodes MTIRRVLMDIEGTIVPISFVRDVLFPYAQRRMSSFLHEQREDPAVRHWAALCQDTVAKEQGARPGYDDLSDVLRLWMEEDRKHTGLKGLQGMVWEEGYLTKAFVPHLYDDVLPTIESWRGNGLELALYSSGSQQAQRLFIAHTSQGDLTHMFSRFFDTRVGPKADAQSYSRIAEQLAVPPETVLYLSDVIAELDAASAAGMKTVHIVRPGTQTGSHRPIASTFRDVKISDQ
- a CDS encoding acireductone dioxygenase → MATLRIPDQQAYLTNDHEIGRFLKDRGIFYDRWLLDEPISADLPDADVLAVYGPKLKPFMDSGGYRTVDMVTVTPENPNLPAIREKFLREHTHTEDEIRMFVQGEGLFWFHLERDKEEVFSVLCQAGDLISVPANTKHWFELGSNPSVRAIRIFTDQAGWVPHYTGSGIEERYRNTA